One genomic window of Chrysemys picta bellii isolate R12L10 unplaced genomic scaffold, ASM1138683v2 scaf1491, whole genome shotgun sequence includes the following:
- the LOC101942881 gene encoding melanoregulin yields EWQKLNYDIYTLRQIRREVRSRWKRILEELGFQKEADSLLSVTKLSIVSDSQNMSKAREILLKLSEETNIFPKSWELCERYLFVVDRLIALDAADEFFKMASIAYPKRPSAVKVEDHQKEMQHVLAPLP; encoded by the exons GAATGGCAAAAACTGAACTACGACATCTATACCTTGCGGCAAATCCGAAGGGAAGTGAGAAGCAGATGGAAGCGTATTTTGGAAGAATTAG GGTTTCAGAAGGAAGCAGACTCCCTGTTATCGGTAACTAAACTGAGCATCGTCAGCGATTCTCAGAACATGAGCAAAGCCCGGGAGATCCTGTTAAAGCTCTCTGAGGAGACAAACATTTTCCCCAAAAGCTGGGAGCTCTGCGAGCGATACCTCTTTGTGGTG GATCGTCTTATTGCACTGGACGCTGCCGATGAATTCTTTAAGATGGCCAGCATCGCCTATCCAAAGAGACCCAGTGCTGTGAAAGTGGAAGACCATCAGAAAGAAATGCAGCACGTCCTTGCTCCATTGCCCTGA